A stretch of Geobacter sp. DNA encodes these proteins:
- a CDS encoding acyltransferase domain-containing protein gives MSAPSVAIVGIGGIFPDAPDLAAFWDNIRHGRSAARDVAPKRWPISPDTAFHPEVGKADKAYSRRCCLIDAIPALATDLAARLDPALLNDLDPLVHLLLHAGQQAFNDGVTTPLDRSRIGVIVGNLVLPSEKISRYARNLLGRTFAEKLLGRTDQPEPANPFNRYVAGLPAGILAQSLGLGGGSFTLDAACASSLYAINLAINELLTGRADAMLTGGVSRPDPLYTQMGFSQLRALSKRGICSPFDAAGDGLVVGEGAGLFLLKRTEDALAHGDRIYGIIRAVGLANDVGGSLLAPMSEGQLRAMRSAYSRAGWQPDDVDLIECHATGTPVGDATEVVSLCELWGEARPAADPCVIGSVKSNIGHLLTAAGAAALIKVLLAIREETLPPTANFNAPQPGMELNASPFRVLTGATEWQRRTDDMPRRAAVSAFGFGGINAHLLVEEWLPAPDTASRPRQSSKPAAASLVAVVGIDARYGPWQLLRTFQDRVLGGDPNRQPTAPRNWWGVSESRWFKDEGSAATPFSGHYLEEMTLSAEQFRIPPKELEEMLPQQLLMLQAAAGAMADAGLTRDDNLGAGVFVGTTLDLNSTNFSFRWSLAEQAPSWAHSLGFDLAPDELSAWTNELRDAATPPLTANRTMGALGSIVASRIAREFRFGGPSFTLSSEECSGTRALETAVRLLQTHEIDRALVGAVDLAGDVRAVLSHHALRPLSPSGQPQPFDEKADGGITGEGAAAVILKRLDDAERDGDRIYAVIRGIGSGSGPHLASGQEPYRMALERAYREATVAPSTVSHLEAHASSHPPEDRMEALALAAFFTDEQRLPRSCSISGVTADIGHTGAASGFASFVRACLALYQEIIPPSRYGETPRTELTANPAFYLPRTPRYWLRNRAEGPRRCGVSVFSIDGNCQHIVLEGWEKLSSRFEPERLLPVETVSESLFAVTAANNAELQAKLKQLRNNLSKYKDNNLSGLAREWFQHETDLRNPCTLSMVARNREELAALIDQGTTALRSSGETVPPHPALRDRLFFTTAPLGGDGGTAFVFPGSGNHFPGMGMELSARWPDVLRRQDRENRHLREQFLPEFTWNGAPPEELDNDHRAVIFGQVATGCLVSDLVRSFGVHPQTVIGYSLGESAGLFALRAWRDRDEMLARMQASTLFTRDLAGECRAARRVWGLKAGQEVAWSIGVVDATAREVRQALRTTPRVYLLIVNTPDECVVGGDAKGVRRLVAMLGCRFFPLYGVTTVHCEVAREVAEPYRSLHLFPTTPPPGITFYSGAKSGPYQVDRESAADSILAQAVGGIDYPATIESAYENGTRLFLEMGPGASCSRMIGRILAGRPHLARSACLPGQDAVSAMLRLLANLVAENVTVDLAPLFATPPLRLASSPRGSRIAVTLGGAPFAPPLPKVRPRAKEPMKPVIAAEPAVTPAPPPAATSPAAPAVAAAAPADDSLAQLIRDFASAQEAQIKAHEAFLRMSDGLSRTMADTLALQLSIQEALGEEIPPEHRLVVPGKKPAGTAVATEPEQTPVAFSRGLCLEFARGSVAAMLGPAFAEADSFPTRVRLPDEPLMLVDRIVTVEGEPRSMTHGRVVTEHDILASAWYLDGGRIPTCIAVEAGQADLFLSGYLGIDFITRGLAVYRLLDAVVTFHRSLPGPCETIHYDIRIERFFRQGDTWLFRFLFDATVNGEPLLTMRDGCAGFFTDEELAAGKGIVRPALDLRPRTGIRPPDWQELVPMAKERYDATQLDALRDGDLAACFGSHFAGLPLSRPLTIPGDRMRLVHRVMEIDPTGGRYGLGSIRAEADIRPDDWFLTCHFVDDRVMPGTLMYECCLHTLRIFLLRMGWIAETGGAAWEPVPGVASQLRCRGQVLETTRIAAYEVTIRELGYRPEPYAVVDALMYADGRPVVEITSMSVRLTGTTREQLVALWSGDNLAIPATTQKAALYTKEHILAYSNGNPSEGFGEQYRVFDNERKIARLPGPPFQFMDRITALHGEPWRMVPGAMAEAQYDIPGDAWYFAADRQPLMPFAVLLEAALQPCGWLAAYVGSALTSPIDLSFRNLGGNAVQHRPVTPESGTLTAAATLKKVSISGGMIIQEYDFAVSGHEGPIYTGETMFGFFSREALSNQVGIRDATPFVPTPEETVRGRSLPYPEQAPFPGQQLRMIDRIDLFLPDGGPAQLGYIRGSKVVDPDEWFFKAHFYQDPVTPGSLGLESFLQLLRFVAIERWGLPAADASVAVALGSRHRWLYRGQIVPTNSLVTVEAWVTAIDDQQRLLTADGFLAVDGRPIYQMNDFSLRME, from the coding sequence ATGTCCGCCCCCTCAGTGGCCATTGTCGGGATCGGCGGTATCTTCCCCGACGCCCCTGATCTTGCAGCATTCTGGGACAACATCCGCCACGGCAGAAGTGCGGCGCGGGACGTTGCCCCAAAGCGCTGGCCGATCTCGCCCGACACCGCGTTCCATCCGGAAGTCGGCAAGGCGGACAAGGCCTATTCTCGGCGCTGTTGCCTCATCGATGCCATCCCCGCGCTTGCGACGGACCTTGCCGCCAGGCTCGATCCCGCACTGCTCAACGACCTCGACCCGCTCGTTCATCTTCTGCTCCATGCCGGTCAGCAGGCCTTCAACGACGGTGTCACCACGCCACTGGACCGGAGCCGGATCGGCGTCATCGTCGGCAACCTCGTGCTCCCGAGCGAGAAGATTTCCCGGTATGCCCGCAACCTCCTCGGCAGGACCTTTGCGGAAAAACTGCTCGGCAGAACCGATCAGCCGGAACCGGCCAACCCGTTCAACCGCTACGTTGCCGGCCTGCCGGCAGGGATACTTGCCCAGTCCCTCGGCCTCGGCGGCGGCAGTTTCACCCTCGATGCAGCCTGTGCCTCGTCCCTTTACGCCATCAATCTGGCCATCAATGAACTGTTGACGGGCCGTGCCGATGCCATGCTCACCGGCGGCGTCTCCCGCCCCGACCCCCTCTATACGCAGATGGGCTTCTCGCAGCTCCGCGCCCTCTCCAAACGGGGCATCTGCTCCCCTTTCGATGCCGCTGGCGACGGGCTGGTGGTTGGCGAAGGGGCCGGGCTGTTCCTGTTGAAACGAACCGAAGATGCCCTTGCCCATGGCGACCGGATCTACGGCATCATCCGTGCGGTCGGCCTGGCAAACGACGTCGGCGGCAGCCTTTTGGCCCCCATGTCGGAAGGGCAGCTCCGTGCCATGCGTTCCGCCTACAGCAGGGCCGGATGGCAACCGGATGACGTCGACCTGATCGAGTGCCATGCCACGGGAACGCCGGTGGGGGATGCCACCGAGGTCGTCAGCCTTTGCGAACTCTGGGGCGAGGCGCGACCGGCCGCTGACCCCTGTGTCATCGGCTCGGTCAAGTCCAATATCGGCCATCTCCTGACCGCTGCCGGCGCTGCCGCCCTCATCAAGGTCCTTTTGGCTATACGCGAGGAAACCCTCCCTCCCACCGCCAATTTCAATGCGCCGCAACCCGGCATGGAGCTGAACGCGAGCCCCTTCCGCGTTCTCACCGGCGCAACCGAATGGCAGCGCCGCACCGACGACATGCCGCGTCGGGCCGCGGTCAGCGCCTTCGGTTTCGGCGGCATCAACGCCCATCTCCTGGTGGAGGAATGGCTCCCCGCACCGGACACGGCAAGCCGGCCGCGACAATCATCAAAGCCCGCTGCAGCGTCTCTGGTGGCGGTTGTCGGCATAGATGCCCGCTACGGCCCCTGGCAGTTGCTCCGCACCTTCCAGGACCGGGTGCTGGGAGGCGATCCGAACCGTCAGCCGACCGCGCCGCGTAACTGGTGGGGGGTGTCGGAGAGCCGCTGGTTCAAGGACGAAGGTTCTGCGGCAACCCCTTTTTCCGGCCATTACCTGGAGGAGATGACACTCTCCGCCGAACAGTTCCGGATTCCGCCGAAGGAGCTGGAAGAGATGCTCCCCCAGCAGCTCCTCATGCTGCAGGCCGCTGCAGGCGCCATGGCGGATGCCGGACTGACCCGGGATGACAACCTGGGAGCCGGGGTATTCGTCGGCACCACCCTGGACCTGAACAGCACCAACTTCAGTTTTCGCTGGTCCCTGGCGGAACAGGCCCCGTCGTGGGCACATTCCCTGGGATTCGACCTTGCGCCCGATGAGCTTTCGGCCTGGACGAACGAGTTGCGGGATGCCGCAACGCCGCCGCTCACGGCCAACCGTACCATGGGAGCGCTCGGCAGCATCGTGGCGAGCAGGATCGCCAGGGAATTCAGATTCGGCGGCCCGAGCTTTACCCTCTCCAGCGAGGAATGTTCCGGCACCAGGGCGCTGGAAACAGCAGTGCGGCTCCTGCAGACACATGAAATCGACCGGGCGCTAGTGGGAGCTGTGGACCTGGCCGGCGACGTGCGGGCGGTTCTCAGCCACCATGCCCTCCGCCCCCTCTCCCCGTCCGGTCAGCCCCAGCCGTTCGACGAAAAGGCCGACGGCGGCATAACCGGCGAAGGTGCGGCTGCGGTCATCCTGAAGCGTCTCGACGATGCCGAGCGCGATGGCGACCGTATCTACGCGGTTATCCGCGGCATCGGCTCCGGTAGCGGCCCCCATCTGGCCTCGGGCCAGGAGCCCTACCGGATGGCGCTCGAACGGGCCTATCGTGAAGCTACGGTTGCCCCTTCAACCGTCAGCCACCTTGAAGCCCATGCCAGCAGTCACCCCCCGGAAGACAGGATGGAAGCCCTGGCGCTGGCGGCCTTTTTCACCGACGAACAGCGGCTCCCCCGCTCCTGTTCGATCTCCGGGGTGACCGCGGATATCGGCCACACCGGTGCGGCAAGCGGTTTTGCCTCCTTCGTTCGCGCCTGCCTCGCGCTCTACCAGGAGATCATCCCTCCCAGTCGCTACGGCGAGACCCCCAGGACCGAACTCACGGCCAACCCCGCGTTCTACCTCCCCCGCACCCCTCGCTACTGGCTCCGCAACCGGGCCGAAGGTCCCCGGAGATGCGGCGTGAGTGTTTTCAGCATCGACGGAAACTGCCAGCACATCGTGCTTGAGGGATGGGAGAAGTTATCTTCGCGGTTCGAGCCGGAACGACTGCTCCCAGTGGAAACCGTGAGCGAATCGCTCTTTGCCGTAACCGCCGCGAACAACGCAGAACTTCAAGCAAAACTAAAGCAACTACGCAATAACCTCTCTAAATATAAAGATAATAATCTTTCGGGGCTGGCGCGGGAATGGTTCCAGCACGAGACAGACCTCCGTAACCCCTGCACCCTGAGCATGGTGGCCAGAAACCGGGAAGAGCTTGCCGCGCTCATCGACCAGGGCACCACGGCGCTTCGCTCCTCCGGGGAAACGGTCCCCCCGCACCCGGCGCTGCGGGACCGCCTCTTTTTCACAACTGCTCCGCTCGGCGGCGATGGGGGCACGGCCTTTGTCTTTCCCGGCTCGGGCAACCACTTTCCCGGCATGGGGATGGAGCTTTCCGCCCGCTGGCCCGACGTCCTCAGGCGCCAGGATCGGGAAAACCGGCACCTGAGGGAGCAGTTTCTCCCGGAGTTTACCTGGAACGGCGCCCCACCCGAAGAGCTGGATAACGACCATCGGGCCGTGATCTTCGGCCAGGTAGCCACCGGCTGCCTGGTGAGCGACCTGGTCCGGAGTTTCGGCGTGCACCCCCAGACGGTCATCGGCTACAGCCTGGGCGAATCGGCAGGGCTCTTTGCCCTGCGGGCCTGGCGCGACCGGGACGAAATGCTGGCGCGCATGCAGGCATCGACCCTTTTCACCAGGGACCTGGCAGGGGAATGCCGCGCAGCGCGGCGCGTCTGGGGTCTCAAGGCGGGGCAGGAGGTCGCCTGGAGCATCGGCGTCGTGGATGCCACTGCTCGCGAGGTCCGTCAGGCGCTCCGCACGACGCCGCGGGTCTACCTGCTGATCGTCAACACCCCCGATGAATGCGTTGTCGGCGGCGATGCAAAGGGGGTCAGGAGACTGGTCGCCATGCTCGGCTGCCGCTTTTTCCCGCTCTACGGCGTGACCACGGTCCACTGCGAGGTGGCTCGCGAAGTGGCAGAGCCGTATCGCAGCCTCCACCTCTTCCCGACCACACCCCCACCTGGCATAACCTTCTACAGCGGCGCCAAGTCCGGGCCCTACCAGGTTGACCGGGAGAGTGCAGCCGATTCCATCCTGGCCCAGGCCGTCGGAGGGATCGACTATCCGGCAACCATCGAATCGGCCTATGAAAACGGCACCCGGCTCTTTCTGGAGATGGGTCCCGGCGCCTCTTGCAGCAGGATGATCGGCCGGATCCTTGCCGGTCGTCCCCATCTTGCCCGGTCCGCCTGCCTGCCCGGTCAGGACGCGGTTTCCGCCATGCTCCGCCTGCTCGCCAATCTCGTTGCCGAGAATGTCACGGTTGACCTGGCGCCCCTCTTTGCCACGCCGCCGCTACGGCTGGCATCGTCTCCCCGTGGCTCGCGCATTGCCGTTACCCTGGGCGGGGCCCCGTTTGCCCCTCCCCTGCCAAAGGTCAGGCCTCGGGCCAAGGAGCCCATGAAACCGGTCATCGCAGCTGAACCGGCCGTCACTCCTGCGCCTCCCCCTGCCGCAACCTCCCCGGCTGCCCCTGCTGTTGCCGCGGCCGCGCCTGCAGACGACTCGCTGGCGCAACTGATTCGCGATTTCGCCTCAGCCCAAGAAGCACAGATAAAGGCCCACGAGGCATTCCTCCGGATGAGCGACGGTCTTTCGCGCACCATGGCCGATACCCTGGCGCTCCAGCTCTCGATTCAGGAGGCACTGGGCGAGGAGATCCCCCCTGAGCACCGCCTGGTCGTTCCGGGTAAAAAACCTGCCGGAACTGCCGTGGCAACAGAGCCCGAGCAGACGCCGGTCGCCTTTTCCAGGGGGCTCTGCCTGGAATTCGCCCGGGGTTCGGTTGCTGCCATGCTCGGACCGGCCTTTGCCGAGGCAGACAGCTTCCCCACCAGGGTCAGGCTGCCGGACGAGCCGCTGATGCTCGTGGACAGGATCGTCACCGTCGAAGGCGAACCCCGGTCCATGACCCACGGCAGGGTGGTTACCGAGCACGACATCCTTGCGAGCGCCTGGTACCTGGACGGCGGGCGTATCCCCACCTGTATCGCCGTCGAAGCGGGACAGGCCGATCTCTTCCTCTCCGGCTACCTGGGGATCGATTTCATTACCAGGGGGCTCGCGGTCTACCGGCTTCTCGATGCAGTGGTCACCTTTCATCGCAGTCTCCCCGGTCCGTGCGAGACCATCCACTACGATATCCGCATCGAGCGCTTCTTCCGGCAGGGGGACACCTGGCTCTTCCGCTTCCTCTTCGATGCAACGGTGAACGGCGAGCCGCTCCTGACCATGCGCGACGGCTGCGCCGGATTCTTTACCGACGAGGAGCTCGCCGCCGGCAAGGGTATCGTCCGGCCGGCCCTCGACCTCCGTCCCCGCACCGGCATCCGTCCTCCGGACTGGCAGGAACTGGTACCGATGGCGAAGGAACGCTACGATGCGACCCAGCTCGATGCCTTAAGAGACGGCGACCTGGCAGCATGCTTCGGCAGCCACTTTGCAGGGCTCCCTCTCTCCCGCCCCCTGACCATTCCGGGGGACAGGATGCGCTTGGTGCACCGGGTCATGGAGATCGACCCGACCGGCGGCCGGTACGGGCTCGGCTCGATCCGTGCCGAAGCGGACATCCGGCCGGACGACTGGTTCCTTACCTGTCATTTCGTCGACGACCGGGTCATGCCCGGCACCCTGATGTATGAATGCTGCCTCCACACCCTGCGGATCTTCCTCCTCCGCATGGGCTGGATAGCCGAAACAGGGGGTGCTGCCTGGGAGCCGGTACCGGGTGTGGCGAGCCAGCTTCGCTGCCGTGGCCAGGTGCTGGAAACGACCCGCATTGCCGCCTACGAGGTGACCATTCGCGAGCTGGGCTACCGGCCCGAACCCTATGCCGTGGTGGATGCCCTGATGTACGCAGATGGCCGGCCCGTCGTGGAGATCACATCCATGTCGGTCCGACTGACCGGCACGACACGGGAACAGCTCGTTGCGCTCTGGAGCGGGGATAACCTGGCCATCCCCGCAACCACGCAGAAGGCCGCCCTCTACACCAAGGAGCATATCCTTGCCTACAGTAACGGTAACCCCTCGGAAGGGTTTGGCGAACAGTATCGCGTTTTCGACAACGAACGGAAGATTGCCCGCCTGCCGGGGCCGCCGTTCCAGTTCATGGACCGGATCACCGCCCTGCATGGAGAGCCGTGGCGGATGGTACCCGGCGCCATGGCAGAGGCCCAGTACGATATCCCCGGTGATGCCTGGTATTTCGCTGCCGACCGCCAGCCGCTGATGCCGTTCGCAGTCCTTCTGGAGGCTGCACTCCAGCCGTGCGGCTGGCTGGCAGCCTATGTCGGCTCGGCGCTCACCAGCCCCATCGATCTCTCGTTCCGCAATCTGGGGGGCAATGCTGTCCAGCATCGACCGGTGACGCCGGAAAGCGGTACCCTGACCGCCGCAGCCACGCTGAAAAAGGTTTCCATCAGCGGCGGCATGATCATCCAGGAATACGACTTCGCCGTCAGCGGCCACGAAGGGCCGATCTACACGGGGGAGACCATGTTCGGTTTCTTCTCCAGGGAGGCGCTGTCGAACCAGGTGGGCATCCGCGATGCCACCCCCTTTGTCCCGACGCCGGAAGAGACGGTCAGGGGCCGGAGCCTCCCCTACCCGGAACAGGCGCCGTTTCCCGGACAGCAACTCCGGATGATCGACCGGATCGACCTCTTCCTCCCTGACGGCGGGCCGGCGCAGCTCGGCTATATCCGCGGCAGCAAGGTCGTCGACCCAGACGAATGGTTCTTCAAGGCCCACTTCTATCAGGACCCGGTCACCCCCGGCTCCCTCGGCCTCGAATCATTTTTACAGCTCCTCAGGTTCGTTGCAATCGAGCGCTGGGGGCTGCCTGCAGCAGATGCATCTGTCGCCGTTGCACTCGGGTCCAGGCATCGCTGGCTCTACCGGGGCCAGATCGTACCGACCAACAGCCTGGTGACGGTCGAGGCATGGGTGACTGCCATCGACGACCAGCAACGGCTTTTGACCGCAGATGGCTTCCTCGCCGTGGATGGCCGGCCGATTTACCAGATGAACGATTTTTCTCTACGGATGGAGTAG
- a CDS encoding 3-oxoacyl-ACP synthase III — MKYARAFIAALGYELAPVVVTSTELEARLEPLYRDLRFVPGQLQALTGIRERRWWEPGYPLSKGAIAAGNKALDAAGVSPGDVGMLIYAGVCREQFEPATACRVAAGLGIGGNAAIFDISNACLGVLNGILEVANRIELGQIKAGLVVSCESAREINDIMIDRMLADRNMERFASSLATLTGGSGAVAVLVTDGSFSPSGNHRLLGGVTQAAPEHHGLCLWGISPDGSGSFTQTMSTDAVNVMNYGIELGRRTWASFLPEIGWRPEQVDRVICHQVGSAHQSAILKTLGIAPEKDFTTFEFLGNMGTVSLPLTAALAAEREMLSPGDRVGFLGIGSGLNCLMLGVQW; from the coding sequence ATGAAGTATGCAAGGGCCTTCATAGCAGCGCTGGGGTATGAACTGGCGCCGGTGGTCGTCACCTCTACGGAACTGGAAGCACGCCTGGAACCGCTCTATCGGGATCTTCGCTTTGTGCCGGGACAGCTCCAGGCACTGACCGGTATCCGCGAACGACGCTGGTGGGAGCCGGGCTATCCCCTCTCCAAGGGTGCCATTGCCGCCGGCAACAAGGCGCTGGATGCTGCCGGCGTATCCCCCGGCGATGTCGGCATGCTCATCTATGCCGGGGTCTGCCGCGAGCAGTTCGAGCCGGCAACAGCTTGCCGGGTGGCTGCCGGCCTCGGCATCGGCGGCAACGCCGCGATCTTCGACATCTCCAATGCCTGCCTGGGGGTCTTAAACGGCATCCTGGAAGTGGCGAACCGGATCGAACTGGGTCAGATCAAGGCCGGGCTGGTGGTCTCCTGCGAGAGCGCCCGGGAGATCAACGACATCATGATCGACCGGATGCTGGCCGACCGGAACATGGAGCGGTTCGCCTCCTCCCTCGCCACGCTCACCGGCGGGTCAGGGGCCGTGGCCGTGCTGGTCACGGACGGCTCCTTTTCGCCTTCCGGCAACCACCGCCTGCTCGGCGGCGTCACCCAGGCCGCACCCGAACATCACGGCCTCTGCCTCTGGGGGATATCTCCGGATGGCAGCGGCAGCTTCACCCAGACCATGAGCACCGATGCGGTCAACGTGATGAATTACGGGATAGAACTCGGCAGACGGACCTGGGCCTCCTTCCTCCCGGAGATCGGCTGGCGCCCGGAGCAGGTGGACCGCGTCATCTGCCACCAGGTCGGCTCGGCGCACCAGAGCGCAATTCTCAAGACGCTCGGCATTGCACCGGAGAAAGATTTCACCACCTTTGAGTTTCTCGGCAACATGGGGACCGTTTCCCTGCCGTTGACCGCGGCCCTGGCAGCCGAACGGGAGATGCTCAGCCCCGGCGACCGGGTCGGTTTCCTCGGGATCGGCAGCGGCCTTAATTGCCTGATGCTGGGAGTCCAGTGGTGA